A part of Gadus morhua chromosome 17, gadMor3.0, whole genome shotgun sequence genomic DNA contains:
- the LOC115529747 gene encoding uncharacterized protein LOC115529747, translating to MKAAAPRDPKTHCRLFGYLVAYLSSIYGHRSGVLTRMRVKEVQDAIGDSEKGYLINLMEHKTVRKFGVAQVYLESDEYGWCREWLCLRLPSLPQNSYFFTSFGRGEPKDLIKYFRQAWGEMGLPGSPSLTDIRSAVATYNLETNHSEVRRNMSEFMCHDVHTCGAHKSAPQDIATGQADEGPLRLLGPAGAFTRSCWLLLPRSCWLLLPRSCWLLLPRSCWLLLPRSCWLLLLLLHSCWLY from the exons ATGAAAGCGGCGGCCCCCAGGGACCCAAAGACCCACTGCAGATTATTTGGGTACCTGGTGGCCTACCTCTCATCAATTTACGGGCACAGGTCGGGGGTGCTGACCAGAATGAGAGTGAAGGAGGTCCAGGACGCCATCGGGGACAGTGAGAAGGGCTACCTCATTAAT CTCATGGAGCACAAGACCGTGAGGAAGTTTGGGGTGGCCCAGGTCTATTTGGAGTCAGACGAGTACGGGTGGTGCAGGGAGTGGCTCTGCCTGCGGCTGCCCTCCCTGCCCCAGAACTCGTACTTTTTCACGTCCTTTGGAAGGGGGGAGCCAAAGGACCTCATAAAGTACTTCCGTCAAgcttggggggagatgggcCTCCCCGGGTCTCCAAGCTTGACGGACATCCGTTCAGCCGTGGCCACATAC aacTTGGAGACCAACCACTCAGAGGTCCGCAGGAACATGAGTGAATTCATGTGCCACGACGTCCACACTTGTGGAGCGCATAAAAGCGCTCCACAAGACATTGCCACGGGCCAAGCAGATGAGGGACCTCTTCGTCTGCTTGGCCCAGCAGGAGCCTTCACCCgctcctgctggctcctcctcccccgctcctgctggctcctcctcccccgctcctgctggctcctcctcccccgttcctgctggctcctcctcccccgctcctgctggctcctcctcctcctcctccactcgtGCTGGCTCTATTAA